The genomic stretch GATTCAAATTTCCGGGGTAACGTCTCTCCTCGCTACCATTCACCACAACCATATCAAGGTTCTTCCTGATTCCCTTCAACATTCGATCCTGCAACGCTCTTACCCTCTTCTCATCATAGTCCATTTCCTTCTTCGCAATTTCGCAGGCCGAACCAAACCCTACCACCAATGGAGTCGGAACAGTTCCGCTCCGAATCCCTCTCTTCTGTCCACCTCCATTCATGGCGTCGACGACCCTGGGGTCCACCGGCGACGTGGCCTGCATGTCCAGGTACAGAGGCCGGCCAGAAATTTTGACCCCCTTCATTGAAACTCCATCTGGGACGTCGTAGGTTTCGGCGACGGCGGCGGCGGTGGA from Pyrus communis chromosome 7, drPyrComm1.1, whole genome shotgun sequence encodes the following:
- the LOC137740865 gene encoding cysteine desulfurase, mitochondrial-like, which translates into the protein MKGVKISGRPLYLDMQATSPVDPRVVDAMNGGGQKRGIRSGTVPTPLVVGFGSACEIAKKEMDYDEKRVRALQDRMLKGIRKNLDMVVVNGSEERRYPGNLNLSFAYVEGESLLMGLKEVAVSSGSACTSASLEPSYVLRVLGVDEDMAHTSIRFGIGRFTTEEEIDRAIQLTVQQVSPLYEMVKEGIDIKSIQWSQH